The Tolypothrix sp. PCC 7712 region CCTGGTAACTGGGATACAGGGGGAAGAAGCGCCATCACAGCAAAAAAGCAAACAAAACTTTGGCGGACTGCAAAGATATTCTTAGCTCAACACCCAGACAAAGCAGATTACCCTTGTCGGTTTGATGTGGCAATTGTTTATTGCCAAAAAATCCCCAAAAACTTTTATGAAGCGATATCTAACCCTCAAGTCTTAGCTACTTCTGTAGTTGCGGGTTATCAGTTCCAGTTACAAGAATACATTCCCGCCGCTTTCGACTCTGTAATTGATAACGCGTAATTGGTCATCAGCAATAGATATAACATCTAAATTACTAATGACCAATTACTCAATTATTTTCTATCAATGTAACCACTAAAGGCGATTATGCTAATGTTTCGGGACAATAGCCCAATCCCCGAACAAACTGTTGTCGAAATGCTTCAATTTCCTCTCTTTCTGGGCTACCATGAGAAACTATTGCTACTTGGTAGCGACGCATCACGTCTACAGGGCACTGTCCTGCTTCCAAACTCCAAAGTGCCATTTGCACCCGCATTGGTGGTTCGTAGCTGATTCCTAATTCGTTCAGAAAAGCTCGAAAATCACCATCAACCTGGGGTGACACTTGACCTTTTAGTTTTATCCTCACCACCCAACCATCTATTTGATGGATGACGGTAACGAACGAAACAGGCATCTGGGGTCTGCCGTGCAGGTATTGAACGACCCTCAGAGTTAGACTGGCATTTGCCAGGTAATACAAGTATTCCATGTTGGTGCTTGGGATCAAAGCCAATCCTACATTTCTATCTTCGTAATAATTACCAATTCCCGGTAGGGTAGAAGCCCCCGTTTTTGGATAGGGAGGTTTACCCAATTTTCAATTAAGTGTGTCCGTATTACCTAATAGTATCAATCAAAAATTCAGGGAGTAAAATCGAGCCGCGATCGCCTAGAGTTGTGATGAGCAAGGAAAGCTCAAACAGGCTGAATTAAAGGCAGAATAAAATTCAATGGAGCAACAATTAACACCAGCAGCTTTGACCCCAAACTCAAATAATGATGTAGTAAATACGGAATTAGACCGTTCATTATCTGCGTATGATTACGAACTACCACCAGAACTTATCGCCCAGAATCCTGCCATTCCCAGAGATAGCTCGCGGCTACTGGTAGTTAATTCCCGAAGTATACATCATATATTTCGCGACCTGCCACATTTATTAAAAGCAGGTGATTTGTTAGTGATGAATAATACTAGTGTGATTCCAGCACGACTGTATGGACGGAAGGCTACTGGTGCGGAAATTGAGGTGTTATTGTTGGAAGAACGCCAGTATAACTGTTGGTTAGCCTTAGTCAAGCCAGGTAAGCGCTTCAAAGTAGGCTCAAAAATCATTTTTGAACCAAGGGGAGCTTTGAAGCAAGGAAGCAAGGGAGCAGGGGGAGATGAGGAAGTGAATTCCTCTTTATCTCTCACAGCTACAGTTTTAGAAACCGATCCCGCAACTGGGGGACGGCTATTGCAATTTGATGTGCCAGGGGAAGTGCCTTTGGTGCAAATATTAGAAGTATTTGGAGAAGTTCCTTTACCACCCTACATCACAGCCTCCGAAGCGACTGACGAACAGTATCAAACTGTGTATGCCCAACATCCAGGCGCGATCGCAGCGCCAACAGCAGGACTACACTTTACCCCCGAATTACTAGAAAATTTGCGCGATCGCGGCATTAATCAAGCTTTCATCACATTACATGTGGGTGTAGGTACATTTCGCCCTGTAGAAGTAGAAGATGTCACCACCCACCAGATGCATGAAGAATGGATAGAAGTGCCCGCCGCTACAGTAGAGCAAATTCGCGCCACAAAAGCAGCAGGCGGTAGAGTAATTGCGGTAGGTACAACAGCAGTCAGATCCTTAGAAGGAGCGGCTCAATCTGGAGAATTACAACCATTCTGTGGCAAAACAAATCTTTTTATCTATCCCGGCTACCAATGGCGGGTAGTAGATGGTCTAATTACTAATTTTCACCTGCCACGCTCCAGTTTATTAATGCTAGTGAGTGCTTTAATTGGTAGAGAAAGATTGCTCAATCTCTACCAAGAAGCGATCGCTGCTCGATATCGTTTCTATTCCTTCGGTGATGCCATGTTAATTTTGCCATAAGCGAAGAGGCAGGGGAGTAGGGAGATGAGGGGGAGTAGGGAGATGAGGGGGATGAGGTGGATGAGGTGGATGAGGTGGATGAGGTGGATGAGGTGGATGAGGGAGATGAGGGAGGGGAAACACCAAATACTCTATTACCCATTACCCATTACCCATTCCCCATTCCCCATTCCCTATTCCCCATTCCCCAAATACATCACTACCGTAAAATCTTTATTTTTGACTTTTAATTTTTCATGTTGTGGTGGGTACTCTGACTAATAAGGATCTAAGGAACAAGTAGAGGCCTGCCACTCATGTCAGAGAAATATCAACTTCGCCAGTGGTTTCGTAGTTTTTCTCAGTTAGCGCTGCACCGAAGTGCTTATCGGCAGCTGCTCTCAACTTCTGTTGCAATGTTGGTATTGGCTGTACCAACATTGACTAATTTACCAGGAAGCAAGGTTTTAGCCCAGAATGTCGTCAGCCAGAATCTAGAAGCCGCCAGTTTCTTTCAGCAGGGAGTGATGCGTTATCACCGTCAAGACTGGCAAGGTGCCGAATATGCCTTCAGAGAAGCATTGCGCCTAGATTCTAAAATAGGAATGGCTAGGAATTACCTAGGCACCATTTTCCTACAACAAAACCGCTTGGATGTAGCTGTACAAGAGTTTGCAGAGGCAATTAAGATTAATCCTAATTCCAGCCAAGCTTACTACAACTTAGGTCTAGCCTTGCAACGTCAAGGTCAAAGAGAAGCTGCAATTACTGCTTATCGTCAAAGCCTGTTGATAGATCCGACAATCGCAGCAGCAGAATATAATTTAGGCGTAGTATTGTACGAACAAGGGCAAATACCAGAAGCGATCGCAGCTTATCAGCAAGCAATTAATCTGGATACTCACAATAGTAATGCTTACTTTAATTTAGCGATCGCCCAACAACAGCAAGGTCAAATTCAAGAAGCGATCGCTACATACAAACAACTCATAGAACAAGATCCAGACCATGCCGTAGCTTACAGTAACTTGGGTAGCCTGATGGCATTGCAAGGGCAAACGTCAGAGGCGATCGCTGTTTACCAGCAAGCTATTCAACATAATCCTAAAAACGCCTCAGCTTACTATAATTTGGGTGTAGCTTTATACAATCAAGGTAATTTTAAAACTGCTAATAGTGCCTTTAAACGCGCCCACCATGAGTACAATGCTCAAGGGAACATCGCGCAAGCTGAGAAAATGCAAACGTTAATGCAACAAATGGCTCAAATATTAGCGCCTAAACCACCTCAAGTTGCTCAGACAGAGACTCCTGCTGCGCCAGCCGCCGCCATTAATCTATTTCCAGACAATAATTTACAACAAACAAATCAACCTGAAGTTCCTCAAGAAAATTCTCAAGAAAATCCTCAAGAAATTCAAGGTGAACCTGGCTATGTACCAATTTTGGTGCCACCACAACCAACATCAATGAATTCTCATTAATGCGGTTTTTATTTGAGATAAATCCAAATTTTTACCTTAACAAAAGAATAGGTAATACCAATTTTTCACAAACATGATTGTAATTGGTATTACCTGTTAAAAAATAGCTGCCCCATTTTACGTTAAACATTAGAGACTGTTATCCAAATTCAAACAATATCTGCAACTCATTTATATTCAAATACAGTTCAGTTAAGAAAATTAATTGATAACGAAACCAAAAAACTAGTACAACACGGCGTAAATAAAGCTACCGTTTCAAACAGTCAAAAGCCCAGATATATAAATCTTTTGACTTTTGACTTCCGCCTTGCGGTACTAGTTACTCAACAAAAAACAGAACAATAATTTTGGAGGGGGTTTGGGGGACGCAACCGTCACCCAATCGGGGGTTTGGGGGAGAATCCCCCAATTCTTCTGGCTTCTTTAATAAGTGATAAATTAATCGCTAATGAGCTTAACCCAAGCGTATTAATTTATATTCTGTAGGGACACAAACTTTGTGCCCTTATTTTATATATTTATCCTATTACCTCAAAACTTACGTTGATACGTGCTTAAATCAAATATTCTGGTGTTAGGTCTGTCAAAAGTCAAGAGTCCAAAGTCAAAGACTCTTGACCCTTGACCAATGAGCGCGAGATATACAATTTAAATGAGTAACAGCTGATCAATTCACCTTAACTTTGAACCTTATATATCCATAAGAATTAGTCGGACTCCCAGATCCAGTCGCTTTGGGTAAGGTTGTAGGACTTGTCACTACATTAACCATTACTAAACCATTAGTGTTATCTGCGGCTGTCATCGTAGTAAAACTAACGGGTTTTTTACAAATGCTTGGAGGTGTAGTCCCTGGCGCATAAAAGAAACCGCGATCGCCATCAGCAACATTAGTCATGTAAACTGTTGGCACAGTAGGTAAACTAGTGTTGCTATTGGCAAATGCTATCCCCATATCTGCTTGTGGTAAACCACCTGTATCAGCAGTCAGTCCATTAAATGCTGTTCCCAAAAAGGTAGTATTACTAGGAATTAAATCGCAAATTGTGACATTTGTCGCATCTTGAGTACCAGTAGAAAGATAATAAATTGTATACTCTAGCTGATCGCCTGGTTTAATATTGCTGAGATTGATTGCTCCCGGTAAGTAGGTATTCTTGGGAGTAGGCCAGTTAGCATTATCATCATCACTAGCTTGAGAACTAGTTGTATCGTCTACAAACCCTGTGATATTCAAACCATTAATCGCGGTAATTCTTTTCACCAACAGTAAATTCGGAACACCACTTACAGGGGGAACAACTGTAGTTACAGTAGTTGGGTCAATTGTTCCGCCATTTTCTGTTTGATCAATACTATCGCTGGGTATAGTGACATCTGCTGGTAAAGTAGTGCTAGGGTTACTATCAACGTTATCTGTTTTGATACCAATACTAGGCAAGTTACTAGCAGTGGCTATACTTTGATTACTTAAAACTGTATTTGCCGGAGTAGCACTGATAATTTTTACAGGAACATTGATAGTAATAACAGCATTAGCAGGTAATGTATAGGGAGTAGAGGCATCAATTAAATTCGCATTAGGATTGGAACCTGTGTAAGCAGAATTAATAGTAGGTGCTGTTTGACTAACTCCAGCAATTTTCACGTTTACAGAAATCGGATTTGCCCCAGTTCTAGTCACATTAGTATCTAAAAAATCTGTAATTTGGAAATTACTAATTGGTACGTTACTAGTATTTTTATAAACAATTGTCCAGGTTAATTCATCATTAGCAGTAACTACATTATTAGTATCTACATCATTAGTTAATTTGACAGATTTAAATCCTTGAACTTCGGGAATACTGATTTTAGTAGCGTCAACAGATGCTAGCTGAGTTTGTGCTATACTGCCTGTTTCAATTTGAGCGGATACATCACTAGGTAATGTGGAGGTACTATCTACATTATCTGTATTAACTGCGGTGATGCCTGTGCCTGTACCTACAGCTTGGTTAACTTTATCTCCTACTTGATTAGCATTAACTGTCACAGGAATTTTAACAGCTATTACACCCCCAGCGACTAAAGGCACTGTAGTACTGAAAAGATTATTATTGCCGTTACCATTGTAGTTAGTATCAACGGTGGGCGTTGTTTGCCCTACACCACTGACGCTGACAGTTGGTGTTCCGGTTTTTGTAACTCCAGTTGGTAAAGCATCTGCTATTTGAAAATTGGAAGCACTCGCTGTTCCCGAGTTTTTATAAATAATTGTCCATGTGACTGTATCTCCAGGCGTAACACTATTACTTGTATCTGCATCTGTGGTTAATTTCACAGATTTGGAACCTGATACTTGAGGCGCAATAATTGTAAATGTAGTTGGATCAATGCTAGGATTTTGTGTTTGCGTAACGCTACCACTAGGTATGGTTACACCTGTAGGTAATCCGGTAGTAGTGCTATCAACATTATCTGTATTGGTGGCTGAGATATTCCCACCATTAGCTGTTGCTTGATTCGATTTTGTACCAGATGCTCCAGCGTTAATAGTTACAGGAATTGTAACTGTAATAATACCCCCAGCTTTGAAAGTAATTGGGGTTTGTAAAAGACCATTATTGCCAGTGCCATCATAACTACTATTGGCAGTTGGTGCTGTACCTTGAGTATTATTAGTCGTAATATTAATGCTGCCTGATTTTGTTAATCCTGATGGCAATATATCAGTAATTTGGAAGTTACTTACATCAACTGTACCTGTATTGATGTAAGTAACCGTCCATGTAACTGTATCTCCTGTAGTAATGCTACTACTACTATCTAAATCATTTGTCAGTTTTACAGATTTATAACCTGATAAATTTGGCGTTGGTGTAGTAGCAGGAATATTAATAACAGTGGGGTCAATTGTTCCTGTTTGAGTTTGCTTAATACTAGCTGCAGGAACTTCTGTTATTCCTGTGTCGCTATCAACGTTATCTGTATTGATGCCTGCGGTTGTTAAGTTATTACCTTTGCCTGTAGCTTGGTTGGATTTTGTACCTGATACTCCGCTATTAATCGTTACAGGAATATTAACAACTATTGTTCCTCCTGCTTTTAATGTAATTCCAGAAGTAAAGAGGTTAGTATTACTAACACCGTCATAACTACTATTAATTGTCGGAGAAGTTTGCCCCCCACCACTTGCAGTTACAACAGTAGGTGTTCCTGATTTAGTTACCCCTGATGGTAATGTATCAGTAATTTGAAAATTAGGAACATCAACTGTTCCGGTATTTTTATAAATTACTGTCCATGTTACAGTGTCTCCAGGGTCAAGACCTGTTGCACCTTGATCGGTTGTTAATTTAACTGATTTATAACCAACTACAGTAGGAGTTCCCACAATTACAGTTGTGGGATCAATACTAGAATTTTGAGTTTGCAGAATACTGTTAGTTAACGGCGTAACTCCTGTAGGTAACCCTGTCGTAGTATTGTCAATATTGTCTGTTTTTACGCCCACTGTCGGTAAATTTGAGCCATTACCAGTAGGTTGATTGCTGAGAATTGTGCCATTAGGTAATGCTGCATTCACATTCACAGGAATATCAATTGTAATCACTCCACCTGCTTTGAATGTTACGCCAGCAGCAAAGAGATTATTATTACCTGTACCGTTATAACTAGTATTAGCAGATGGTGCTGTTGCTTGTGTAGCATTGACAGTAATATTCGCAGCAGCTAATGCTGTGGATAGTGTTACTCCTGCTGGTAAAGCATCTGTAATTTGGAAGTTGCTAATATCTACCGAACCAGTATTAGCATAGGTAACTCTCCAGGTAAGTTTGTCACCAGAAGTAACGCTATTGGTACTATCATTGTCGGTGGTTAATTGTACTGATTTATAACCAGAAGTATTTGGTGTAGCTGCTAATGCAATAGATTGATTTGCGCTTGCTTCTTGGCGATGATTGGTAGAATCGCCATTAGCAGGATTACCGCTAGCTTCTGCAACTTGACTAACTGTAGGAATGCTGGCATAGCTACTAGGAATCGTTGTCCCATTGGGCAAATCTACTGTATAAACATCAAGATTGCCATTGGCTGTATAAGGTTGGTTTTGGCTGCTGGGATTGGGAGGAACAGGTGTATTTCCTAAAGTTACAGTAATAGAATTATTCACCACTGTTTCTGTAACTTTGACAGCTACTCGCACTTTGACTGTGCCATTTACAGGGATATAACCATTAGTCGTACCTAACAAATTGATTGTATTATCCCCGGTACTGGGAACATTGACGGCAACTGTTGCCTGTGAAGCCGCACCTGTACCATCAGGATCAACAGCAATAATCTGAATACCTTCTAATGTCCCACCTGCAATTGTTGCTGTACCAGGAATAAAAAATTGCGTCGGATCATTACCAGTATTAGTAATGGTGAAGTCAAAATAGACCACATCACCTGTATTAATTCCCGCAATTCCTTGATATGTGCCCGCATTAGTCACATTACTAGGGGCTTCTGTTGGCACACTACTTGAATTAATCGTAATTCCTGCCACTTCTAAAACAGTGACGCTGACAGTGTTAGAAGTCACGGTATTAGTAGTGCCTGATGTCTCTCCTTCAAAACTGCCCGTGGCGCTATTGTCGATAGTAGTCCCCGGAGGAGTCGAATCAGCCAAAACCGTTTTGAGTAAAGGTAAGAAACTGCCACAAATTATGGCAGTGGTTAAAAATAAGCGAGTCGATGCTCGAAGAAAGGAGGTTGACATAGCGATTATCTAGTTTTGGCTGTAAAGTAACTCCCCCTAATGGGCAGAAGGGTTAACTCATATCTGGTATTTCTCCGTATAAACCCTGAGTATGAGAAAAAGAGTGCAATAATAACACGTTATTTATATCGCACTTAGAGGCAAAAGCAAGGATTTTGGGCTTATTACTGAGTAAGTAAATAACATAAGTTTGATTGGCAGTGGATTAATTGACTTTCACGTTAAAGCGGACGAAACCGTAGGAAGCAAAAGGTGTCCCAGCTGCTGTGGCTTTGGGAACGATAGTGCTGGCACCCAAATCTACTACAACTCCACCATTCGTATTGGTAGCTGCACCACAAGGAGGATTGGGTAATGATGTGCCCGCACTATAGAATTGACCGCGATCGCTATCTGCAGTGTTGGTGAGTTGTACTTTACCTGTTCCTGTTGAAGTACTAGGATCAGCCAGTGCTGTATTATCCCAACCAAAAAGAATGCCATTGCCAGAGGCGTAAGTATTTGCTTGGAAAGTGGTATTAGTAGGAATGCGATCGCAGATTTTCACATTCTTGAGGTTATCTGTACCACTGGAAAGAAAGTAAATTGTGTATTCTAGGTTATCTCCTGGTAATACTCCAGAGACTGAGTTACAAGCATTACCAGTATTGCAGGCGATCGCTCCACGCAAATATTTATCTTTATTAGTTGGCCAGCCAGTTGCGTCATCATTGACGGTGGAATCATTAACAAAGGCAGTGGTAATATTTGTGCCATTAATCGCCGTAATTCGTTTAACTAGGCTAAGATTTGGCACAGCACCAATGCTAATTTTATAGTCCTCAACTTCACCATTGGCGATCGCAGTATTGGGAGTAGAGGTTGTGAGAGTGGCGCTATCACTCAAGCGGAAACGAGCATAAGTATCACCCACAGTTAATCCCGTAATCCCTGTCCACTGAATATTGATGTTTTGGGCTGTAGCACTAACTGCGATCGGTTGGATACCTGCTAAACCTGTATTGGAATCATAAGCCACACCTTCACTAGCTGCAAACACACCATCTTTGTTAAAGTCAATCCAACCAACTAAATAAGCCGCCGCCGCCGTATTAGTAACGTTGACTGTAGCAGTGTAAGATGTGGTGCTGGTGTTAATAGCAGGTAAAGTCACACCATCTTCATCATCAGGTGTACCCGTTGTATCATCAGCATTGGCATTAGCATTTTGCAATGTGCCATCATCAGCATCAATATTTGCCCCCATTTTGAGAGTACTAACAATGTTATGACTGGCTCCTCCATTCGCTAAAGTTGTTTGATAGTCGCCTGCACCTGTACCACTAGTAGTATCCGGTGCATCGCCATAATCTATCCCAATAATCGTTACATCTTCTCCCGTACTCGAGGCAGAATTATAACTAGCAGTTGTAGTTCCACCTGCTGTAGTCCGAGTTGGATCGTCATAGGTGGCTGTTGCTGGGTTTTGATAAGTTCCTAAGGCAGTAGCGTTAGGAATATCAACTTTAAAAACAATGGTGACAGACTCAGCTTCCGGAATCTTAAACGTCCCCCAACTGGGATTGGTTGCTGCTGCAGTTGGATTAGTGCTTGTAGGCCGAGTTGCACCACTGCTCATAGTCACTGAAGTAGTCGAAGCATAGGTGAAACCTGTAGGCAGCAAATCGGAAATCACCACATTAGTAGCTGAGGATGTGAGAGCAGCGTTAGATACTGTGATGGTATAAGTCGCTGTCATTGCACCCGTTCCCGGTTTAGTGATTGTGGGAGTGCTGGTGGTTTTAGTTACGGTTAATTTCGGTAAGCACTGAGCACCACTTTTAATTCCTGGGCTATCGTTCGCAGAAATTGGGGCTACTAAACCAGTGCCGCCTTCTGCATAAAAGTTACGCGGATTGGCATTACCTAATAATCCAGTTTGACCACCTGCTCCTCCCGCAAGGCTAGTGACAGTTGCTGCGGCACTCGTACTAATGACAACGCCACCACCACCACCGCCACCAGGGCCATGAGCTTCTCTAAAAGTTGACCAACCGCCATCACCACCAGCAGCATTAACGCTGAGATTACTAATACCTGTTGTACCTGTACTTTTGACATCATAGGCAACAGCATAGACAGTTCCTCCCGCACCGCCACCGCCAGCTCCGTCATTTCCGATGCTTAAACCTTGTACACCTCGAACATCAAAGGTACCACTGCCAGCAATAGTATCAGCCCGAACTAAGGCAACGCCCCCTCCTGCACCACCACTGCTGTAGATACCAGTACCTGATGTTGTATTACTACCATTAAAATCTGCACCATTCGCATAGGTTGGGTCACCAGTATAGGTCGTACCAAGGGTTCTACTAACAGAAGTTGTGGCATTATTGGTTGTACCTGCGCCACCACCTCCGCCCATAAATAGGCGTTCACCATTATTAATTAGTGCTGTGGTAAATGCCTTACCTCCAAAACCGCCCGATGGTACTTGACTATTCCAAGCTCGTCCCCCACGACCGCCATCTCCACCATTGGCACCACCACCCCCACCACTGTTTTCGTCGTTATTTGAGGGTCTGCCATCTGTGCTACCTCCGCCTGCATTGCCAGGCGCACCTCGTCCATAGCTACCATTGGGATATCCTTCGTCAGTATTGGTGATTGTTGTTGGTGCCGTCGGTGGGTTACCATTGGTT contains the following coding sequences:
- a CDS encoding tetratricopeptide repeat protein, whose product is MSEKYQLRQWFRSFSQLALHRSAYRQLLSTSVAMLVLAVPTLTNLPGSKVLAQNVVSQNLEAASFFQQGVMRYHRQDWQGAEYAFREALRLDSKIGMARNYLGTIFLQQNRLDVAVQEFAEAIKINPNSSQAYYNLGLALQRQGQREAAITAYRQSLLIDPTIAAAEYNLGVVLYEQGQIPEAIAAYQQAINLDTHNSNAYFNLAIAQQQQGQIQEAIATYKQLIEQDPDHAVAYSNLGSLMALQGQTSEAIAVYQQAIQHNPKNASAYYNLGVALYNQGNFKTANSAFKRAHHEYNAQGNIAQAEKMQTLMQQMAQILAPKPPQVAQTETPAAPAAAINLFPDNNLQQTNQPEVPQENSQENPQEIQGEPGYVPILVPPQPTSMNSH
- a CDS encoding YraN family protein: MANPPPSHYPDIGDVGEDLVAQWLQSTGWLILHRRFLCRWGEIDIIAQYHDSPTQNSTLAFIEVKTRSPGNWDTGGRSAITAKKQTKLWRTAKIFLAQHPDKADYPCRFDVAIVYCQKIPKNFYEAISNPQVLATSVVAGYQFQLQEYIPAAFDSVIDNA
- a CDS encoding beta strand repeat-containing protein; this encodes MSTSFLRASTRLFLTTAIICGSFLPLLKTVLADSTPPGTTIDNSATGSFEGETSGTTNTVTSNTVSVTVLEVAGITINSSSVPTEAPSNVTNAGTYQGIAGINTGDVVYFDFTITNTGNDPTQFFIPGTATIAGGTLEGIQIIAVDPDGTGAASQATVAVNVPSTGDNTINLLGTTNGYIPVNGTVKVRVAVKVTETVVNNSITVTLGNTPVPPNPSSQNQPYTANGNLDVYTVDLPNGTTIPSSYASIPTVSQVAEASGNPANGDSTNHRQEASANQSIALAATPNTSGYKSVQLTTDNDSTNSVTSGDKLTWRVTYANTGSVDISNFQITDALPAGVTLSTALAAANITVNATQATAPSANTSYNGTGNNNLFAAGVTFKAGGVITIDIPVNVNAALPNGTILSNQPTGNGSNLPTVGVKTDNIDNTTTGLPTGVTPLTNSILQTQNSSIDPTTVIVGTPTVVGYKSVKLTTDQGATGLDPGDTVTWTVIYKNTGTVDVPNFQITDTLPSGVTKSGTPTVVTASGGGQTSPTINSSYDGVSNTNLFTSGITLKAGGTIVVNIPVTINSGVSGTKSNQATGKGNNLTTAGINTDNVDSDTGITEVPAASIKQTQTGTIDPTVINIPATTPTPNLSGYKSVKLTNDLDSSSSITTGDTVTWTVTYINTGTVDVSNFQITDILPSGLTKSGSINITTNNTQGTAPTANSSYDGTGNNGLLQTPITFKAGGIITVTIPVTINAGASGTKSNQATANGGNISATNTDNVDSTTTGLPTGVTIPSGSVTQTQNPSIDPTTFTIIAPQVSGSKSVKLTTDADTSNSVTPGDTVTWTIIYKNSGTASASNFQIADALPTGVTKTGTPTVSVSGVGQTTPTVDTNYNGNGNNNLFSTTVPLVAGGVIAVKIPVTVNANQVGDKVNQAVGTGTGITAVNTDNVDSTSTLPSDVSAQIETGSIAQTQLASVDATKISIPEVQGFKSVKLTNDVDTNNVVTANDELTWTIVYKNTSNVPISNFQITDFLDTNVTRTGANPISVNVKIAGVSQTAPTINSAYTGSNPNANLIDASTPYTLPANAVITINVPVKIISATPANTVLSNQSIATASNLPSIGIKTDNVDSNPSTTLPADVTIPSDSIDQTENGGTIDPTTVTTVVPPVSGVPNLLLVKRITAINGLNITGFVDDTTSSQASDDDNANWPTPKNTYLPGAINLSNIKPGDQLEYTIYYLSTGTQDATNVTICDLIPSNTTFLGTAFNGLTADTGGLPQADMGIAFANSNTSLPTVPTVYMTNVADGDRGFFYAPGTTPPSICKKPVSFTTMTAADNTNGLVMVNVVTSPTTLPKATGSGSPTNSYGYIRFKVKVN
- a CDS encoding beta strand repeat-containing protein, coding for MLNIILLAAAIIIVTVVMILHNQISTKLYRNFIIGFLSLILFISPLNYHNDIVLAAGNDPCATPGKDGFGTINGIVNSYFAANSGTVNSGATSITVGTKLPTSAPNIAVGDLLMIIQMQDADIDSSNTASYGNGTSGDVPAYSSPEPTPPTVATDTPPSTGASGFTVINNAGHYEFITVTSVSGSTIGIKGTGASKGLNYTYRSASATSTAGRRSYQIIRVPQYSSVTLNTGVTALPWDGTVGGVFAIDVAGKMTLGGGTIVDLRGKGFRPGAGRQLTGGSGGANTDYRSISTNGFNGSKGEGIAGTPKFVLDYLNPSTISATNGNPPTAPTTITNTDEGYPNGSYGRGAPGNAGGGSTDGRPSNNDENSGGGGGANGGDGGRGGRAWNSQVPSGGFGGKAFTTALINNGERLFMGGGGGAGTTNNATTSVSRTLGTTYTGDPTYANGADFNGSNTTSGTGIYSSGGAGGGVALVRADTIAGSGTFDVRGVQGLSIGNDGAGGGGAGGTVYAVAYDVKSTGTTGISNLSVNAAGGDGGWSTFREAHGPGGGGGGGVVISTSAAATVTSLAGGAGGQTGLLGNANPRNFYAEGGTGLVAPISANDSPGIKSGAQCLPKLTVTKTTSTPTITKPGTGAMTATYTITVSNAALTSSATNVVISDLLPTGFTYASTTSVTMSSGATRPTSTNPTAAATNPSWGTFKIPEAESVTIVFKVDIPNATALGTYQNPATATYDDPTRTTAGGTTTASYNSASSTGEDVTIIGIDYGDAPDTTSGTGAGDYQTTLANGGASHNIVSTLKMGANIDADDGTLQNANANADDTTGTPDDEDGVTLPAINTSTTSYTATVNVTNTAAAAYLVGWIDFNKDGVFAASEGVAYDSNTGLAGIQPIAVSATAQNINIQWTGITGLTVGDTYARFRLSDSATLTTSTPNTAIANGEVEDYKISIGAVPNLSLVKRITAINGTNITTAFVNDSTVNDDATGWPTNKDKYLRGAIACNTGNACNSVSGVLPGDNLEYTIYFLSSGTDNLKNVKICDRIPTNTTFQANTYASGNGILFGWDNTALADPSTSTGTGKVQLTNTADSDRGQFYSAGTSLPNPPCGAATNTNGGVVVDLGASTIVPKATAAGTPFASYGFVRFNVKVN
- the queA gene encoding tRNA preQ1(34) S-adenosylmethionine ribosyltransferase-isomerase QueA; translated protein: MEQQLTPAALTPNSNNDVVNTELDRSLSAYDYELPPELIAQNPAIPRDSSRLLVVNSRSIHHIFRDLPHLLKAGDLLVMNNTSVIPARLYGRKATGAEIEVLLLEERQYNCWLALVKPGKRFKVGSKIIFEPRGALKQGSKGAGGDEEVNSSLSLTATVLETDPATGGRLLQFDVPGEVPLVQILEVFGEVPLPPYITASEATDEQYQTVYAQHPGAIAAPTAGLHFTPELLENLRDRGINQAFITLHVGVGTFRPVEVEDVTTHQMHEEWIEVPAATVEQIRATKAAGGRVIAVGTTAVRSLEGAAQSGELQPFCGKTNLFIYPGYQWRVVDGLITNFHLPRSSLLMLVSALIGRERLLNLYQEAIAARYRFYSFGDAMLILP